One segment of Anopheles stephensi strain Indian chromosome 3, UCI_ANSTEP_V1.0, whole genome shotgun sequence DNA contains the following:
- the LOC118513222 gene encoding cardioactive peptide, producing the protein MAHRSSAKLMLALVSLFCVLQMLECGVVDRQPRAYKQYNTEPQKRPFCNAFTGCGKKRSSASSPPSASAAAAAAAMLQRHMQNVEANRKDRISSDFDPNEESISSLLDLNTEPAVEDLLRQIMSEAKLWEAIQEANREIYLQKSGVKEQRNDFPLTFSTQ; encoded by the exons ATGGCACACCGAAGTTCGGCCAAGCTGATGCTGGCACTGGTATCGCTCTTTTGCGTCCTGCAGATGCTGGAATGTGGAGTAGTGGACCGG CAACCCCGAGCCTATAAACAGTACAACACCGAACCACAGAAGAGACCGTTCTGCAACGCGTTCACCGGGTGTGGCAAGAAGCGATCGTCCGCGTCTAGTCCACCGAGCGCTTcggcagcagccgcagccgccGCCATGCTCCAACGGCACATGCAGAACGTTGAAGCGAACCGGAAGGACAGAATAAGCAGCGACTTTGACCCGAACGAGGAATCCATCAGCAGTCTGCTCGATCTCAACACGGAACCGGCCGTCGAGGATCTGCTGCGACAGATCATGTCCGAGGCGAAGCTGTGGGAAGCGATCCAGGAAGCGAACCGGGAAATTTACCTGCAGAAGTCGGGCGTCAAGGAGCAGCGTAACGATTTCCCGCTCACGTTCAGCACGCAGTAA
- the LOC118509867 gene encoding ficolin-2-like has translation MALKVALCFLCVFFVPVLGDEGCLKLGENFMSKLSMEIAVMEKGIMELSAFTKDVVWNSLQMEMRLRTMKMEMETFRQASLAASRTETVSEPSSSSSAAATATASASAMAQASAAAGAPSKELSSNAPTASSTCSLQQMLLDQFKGNVLIEIKAAPSAEEATPMVQEKATKIGELTSCANANKTGIYRLKLSANVSMDVLCDAEFDKGGWVVIQHRFNGTEEFYRNWTDYENGFGTLDEEFWLGNEKIYQLTAEKPREIAFVMEDFEGNKGIARYASFKLGDKTEKYTLKSLGSFSGTAGDSLSRNVGSKFSTYDMDNDRSSSHCALLYVGGWWYDDCHLSNLNGKYMKGTSTVYAKSMCWSSFKGFYYSLKTSRIMVRF, from the exons ATGGCGCTAAAGGTGGCATtgtgctttttgtgtgtgttctttgTTCCTGTTCTGGGTGATGAGGGCTGTTTGAAGCTGGGTGAAAATTTCATGTCCAAACTAAGCATGGAGATTGCAGTTATGGAGAAAGG GATCATGGAGCTTTCCGCCTTCACAAAGGATGTTGTGTGGAATTCGCTGCAAATGGAGATGCGGCTGCGTACGATGAAGATGGAGATGGAAACGTTTCGACAGGCTTCATTGGCGGCTAGTAGAACAGAAACAGTGTCAGAACCAagctcgagctcgagcgcTGCAGCCACGGCAACAGCTTCAGCTTCCGCCATGGCACAAGcatcagctgctgctggcgcacCATCCAAGGAGCTGTCTTCAAACGCTCCCACAGCCTCAAGCACATGCAGCCTGCAGCAGATGCTCCTGGATCAGTTTAAGGGGAACGTATTGATTGAAATCAAAGCCGCTCCATCGGCGGAAGAGGCAACGCCGATGGTTCAGGAAAAAGCTACCAAAATAG GTGAGCTAACGTCATGCgcgaatgcaaacaaaaccggCATCTATCGGTTAAAACTGTCTGCGAACGTGTCGATGGACGTGCTGTGCGATGCAGAGTTCGATAAGGGTGGATGGGTTGTGATACAGCATCGTTTCAATGGAACAGAAGAATTCTACCGTAACTGGACCGACTACGAGAACGGATTTGGAACGTTAGATGAAGAGTTTTGGTTGGGAAATGAGAAAATCTACCAG CTTACTGCTGAAAAGCCTCGTGAAATCGCTTTCGTAATGGAGGATTTCGAAGGCAACAAAGGAATAGCGCGTTATGCCTCGTTCAAGCTCGGTGATAAAACCGAAAAGTATACGCTGAAAAGCCTTGGATCGTTCAGTGGAACAGCGGGAGACTCGTTGTCGCGTAATGTAGGATCGAAGTTTAGCACGTACGATATGGATAACGATCGGTCCTCCAGTCACTGTGCGCTCCTGTACGTCGGTGGCTGGTGGTACGACGATTGCCATCTGTCGAATCTGAACGGCAAGTACATGAAGGGCACTTCCACTGTTTATGCAAAATCTATGTGCTGGAGCTCGTTCAAAGGATTTTATTACTCACTTAAAACATCACGCATTATGGTACGGTTCTGA